A stretch of DNA from Planococcus antarcticus DSM 14505:
CCAGCAATTTGTACTGCTGCCATCAATGTCAGAACACCCCCCGCCGCCAATACGGACATGCCTTTTTCGATTGCGATCGGCGCAAGCCAAGTGAGCATGGAAAAGAACAATGCCGATTGGCATCCAAAAAATAGCAGCATATACCAGGCCCGTTTACTTTTCCAAGGCGATACGCGAACAATTTCTTCAATCCCCGTCTTCACCGCTTTCACTTCGGTCGGCTGTTCCACACGCAGCCAAATCACCACGGCCACAACCGATAACAAACTCCAGCTCGCAATTGCCAGCGGCCAATCCGCAATGGTATAAAAGACTCCCGTCAATCCCGAAGACAAAGTCGCCCCAAGGCCCATACCAAAAGAAAAGACTCCAATCAGTGCGGCAGTTCGCATCGGAAAATCACGCTTAATCATCGCTGACAGCAGTGGGCTGATAATTGCTATCGCCAATCCGATTAAAAAAGCGCTGGCAAGTAGAACCGGATAGGTCGGAAAAAAGCCTCTAACCAACGTAAATGAGCCGATGACCAACAACAATATAGCAATAGACCGCTTCAGGCCAAATTTCCGACCAAACAAAACAGCCAATGGCGCAAAAAGTCCCATACAGAAGACAGGAATCGCCGTCAGCAGGCTAACCTCACTATTGCTTAAATTTAAATCTGCACGGATGGGTTCAAGCATTGGACCAATCGACGATATGGCCGGCCGCAAGTTCAGAGCTACTAATAGAATTGCCAAGACCATCATGCCCATTGCTGAATTTCTTTGCTTTTCAGACACGTTTTTTCCTCCTGTTACTAAAGTCGATTACTTTCGATCAAAATTTTGAAATGCTATACGCTACTCCAAATTGAAAGATTGGGTTGCATGCATTCAGGTATCACTATATTTCAGCTCACATTCCCGCTACAAACTTGTGTTCCCCCTACTTAATCGTTTAAAATAGAAGGGTGAAAGGCGGGTTGACAATGAAACTCGTAAATTGGAGTTACGCAAGACGCTATAATATAAAAGCGATTTTTGATGAATTTCCACATGTTGTTGTGTTGTTTCGCCAAATCGGAGGTTATTACTTTATTTATTCGATGAAAGGCCTGACACCGGAACATGTTCCAGGACGGCGCGATTATGTTCAGATGGAGTACTTGCTAAACAGAGAACTTGGCATGCTGGAAGCTTATTTACAGCGCAAAACAAGATAATTTATATATCCACTAATTATTTATTGTAAATACCATCGTGCAAAGAACATTGCGCAAATCGATTCCGCTTTCCTACAGAGCCAGTCTAGACGCTGTATGGAGCGAAGTGACCGGGTACACTTGTCGCTCACCAGTTGCATGACCCACATCCTGTTGGCCCAAAACGTCCGGCTGGAGCAAATTCTTCAGACTTTCTTTTCTTAAAAGCTTTGAAAAAGCCAATTCTTTTGTTCAACATATATCACATATATTTTTAGTTTATCCGAGACCACGGTCGATTGCTATCGATTTCCGCGGATTTCGTGGTATACTCTTCTTATTGTGAAATTTAGGAGGTACGTAAAAATGATAGCTGTAAATGACGTAAGTCTTCGCTTCGGTGACCGCAAACTCTTCGAAGATGTAAATATTCAATTCAACCCTGGCAATTGCTACGGATTGATTGGTGCCAATGGTGCAGGGAAATCAACGTTCATTAAAATCCTTTCTGGTGAACTTGAAGCGCAATCTGGAAATGTCTATATGGGATCAGGCGAACGCCTGGCTGTATTAAAGCAAAATCACTTTGAATACGAGGATCACGCAGTTCTCGAAACTGTTATTATGGGACACAAGAAATTATATGAAGTGATGTCTGACAAAAATGCCATCTACATGAAAGAAGATTTCTCTGATGAAGACGGTATGCGTGCGGCTGAGCTTGAAGGCGAATTCGCAGAATTAAATGGATGGGAAGCTGAATCTGAAGCGGCTATCTTGCTTCAAGGCCTTGGCATTTCAGAAGGCCTTCACGACAAGAAGATGGCTGAACTATCAGGGTCTGATAAAGTAAAAGTGCTTTTGGCACAGGCTTTGTTTGGCAAACCCGATGTTCTATTGCTTGATGAGCCTACCAACCACTTGGACTTGAAAGCCATCCAGTGGCTGGAAGAATTCCTGATCAACTTCACCAATACCGTCATCGTCGTATCACATGACCGCCACTTTTTAAACAAAGTATGTACGAATATCGCTGACCTTGACTTTGGTAAAATTCAGCTTTATGTCGGTAACTACGACTTCTGGTACGAATCAAGCCAATTGGCAACACGGTTGGCATCTGACCAAAACTCAAAAAAAGAAGAAAAGATTAAAGAACTTCAAGCCTTTATCGCCCGATTCTCCGCCAACGCTTCTAAATCAAAACAAGCGACATCGCGGAAGAAAATGCTCGATAAAATTGAGCTGGATGATATCCGACCTTCTTCCCGTAAATATCCATTCGTCAACTTTACCATTGGCCGTGAAATCGGCAACGACGTACTGACAGTTAAAGATCTTAACCAGACAGTGGACGACAAGAAATTATTGAATAATGTTGGCTTTAACTTAAGTAAAGACGACAAAATCGTCTTAATCGGTGATCCACTTGCAAAATCGGCGCTTCTTCGCATCTTGGCTGAAGAAGACCAACCAGAAACTGGATATAGCCGGTGGGGTGTTACAACTTCACGTGCTTATCTGCCGATTGACAACACCATTCACTTTGAAGGCAGCGAATTGTCATTAGTAGATTGGCTTCGCCAGTACTCGCCAGAAGATGAAAGTGAAACATTCCTTCGCGGCTTCCTCGGCAGAATGTTGTTCTCCGGAGAAGAAGTGAAAAAGAAACCTTCTGTTTTATCCGGTGGCGAAAAAGTACGCTGTATGCTATCGAAAATGATGCTGTCACATGCCAATGTTCTTCTGTTGGATGAGCCGACCAACCACTTGGATCTTGAATCGATTCAGGCTTTGAACAATGGCATGATCGCATTTAAAGGCGCCATGGTCTTTACTTCCCATGACCATCAGTTTATCCAGACAGTTGCCAACCGCGTGATTGAAATCCTTGAAGACGGTTCAATCCTCGACAAGCAATTAGGCTATGATGAATTTCTGGAATGGAAAGAAACACAAGGTATCACAAACTAATTTAACAATCTGTATGACTTATAGCAGGTCCACTCCTACGAGTGGACCTGCTTTTTTCCCTAAACAAAGAAAAGCTGAAGATCTTTGATGATCTTCAGCTTTTCTTTTTCTATTTTATTTTGTAAAACGTTTTACTAATCGGCCTGCAGGCAATTTGGAAACGTATTTGTTCCCTGAATTGGATACTTTCTTAACAAGCGCCAATAAGTCTTCGTCGCCTGCCCAATTTTCTGTAATGACTTCAGTCGGGAATTTGTTCAGCATGGTGTTGATGATAAACACCGCAACGACAACATCATCTAAGAATCCACCAGGTCCCACCAAAATTTCTGGCAGAAAATCAATAGGTGCGATGAAATACAAGATACCAGCACCAACTGCAGCCTTACTTTTCGAATCGATCCGGCTATCCAGCATCATCTTTGTCAGTAAATGGAACAAATCGGGTGCGAACAAGACATAACCACTGACCGTTCCAACCACTCCTGGTTTTCCATCCACCCAATTCTGCACTTTCGAGCGGAGCTTCTGGTAGAAGTCTGCTTGCTTTTCAACGCTTGGCATCGGCTTTTTTAAATGCTCATTAGTCATCTCTTCATCCCCCTTATACTTTCATTTATAATATTAATTGAGGTTCATAATCTTTAAAATACCAATGTCACATTTGTTGCCACACGCTCTTTATCGGCTACGCCTTCATAGACAGTAAATTTCACCGGTTGGCCAGAAACGAGCTTTCGAAAGCCTTCGACATTGATACTAATTTCCTCGAAAAAGAATTCTTCTCCATCGTCGCCCATGATTTTACCTATCCCCTTAATTTCATCAAATGATTTCACTTTACCTTGCATTCATAAAACCTCCCATATTCTCTTTCACCAGTCATTTATTTATACCCATCCGGTACCGAATAAAAACCTTTGCGGTGTCAGTCCAGACAGTTCGTTATGTAAAATGGACTTCTACTGCTGCATGAACAGAAGACTGCCGTATTTGAGACGCATCCGATAAAGTAACCAAGAGAGTTCCAAAAGCTGGTTTCCGCCCTAAATTGTCCATAGTTATAAAAAAGAACCGCTCCTGAGAGAGCGGTTCTTGGTTATTAGGCTTTAGTTACATTAGTAGCTTGTGGTCCGCGGTTGCCTTCTTCTACTTGAAATTCAACACGTTGTCCTTCGTCAAGCGTTTTAAAGCCGTCACCTTGGATTGCTGAGAAATGTACGAATACATCGTCTCCACCTTCGACTTCGATAAAACCAAAGCCTTTTTCTGAGTTAAACCATTTCACTGTTCCTTCTTGCATGTAAATTACCTCCTGTGGTAAGAAAAATTTTTAATATGGAATCTTTTCAAATAAAAAAATTCACATATTCCCGAAAGTACCATCACGTGCTGATCACTTTTGGGAATATGTGAATAGCTGTAATTGGTGAAGATTTCATATCGTTATTGTAATTATATCAAATTGACTACAAAAGTCAAACAAATCTAAAAACTTATCTGCGGTTTTCCATTAAAAAGCCAAATCAGACTATGGAATA
This window harbors:
- a CDS encoding MFS transporter, with protein sequence MSEKQRNSAMGMMVLAILLVALNLRPAISSIGPMLEPIRADLNLSNSEVSLLTAIPVFCMGLFAPLAVLFGRKFGLKRSIAILLLVIGSFTLVRGFFPTYPVLLASAFLIGLAIAIISPLLSAMIKRDFPMRTAALIGVFSFGMGLGATLSSGLTGVFYTIADWPLAIASWSLLSVVAVVIWLRVEQPTEVKAVKTGIEEIVRVSPWKSKRAWYMLLFFGCQSALFFSMLTWLAPIAIEKGMSVLAAGGVLTLMAAVQIAGNISIPLFFNKFPNRLGWIITVLASGTLGILLLMFGSLAVIWVAAAFIGVALGGLFPIALLMPLDETSSADEANSWTAMTQSGGYIISAFMPLIIGIVYDQTGNHDITLMMFLVFIIFMVVFAVLLNKKSESIPQDLTEKNL
- a CDS encoding ABC-F family ATP-binding cassette domain-containing protein; this translates as MIAVNDVSLRFGDRKLFEDVNIQFNPGNCYGLIGANGAGKSTFIKILSGELEAQSGNVYMGSGERLAVLKQNHFEYEDHAVLETVIMGHKKLYEVMSDKNAIYMKEDFSDEDGMRAAELEGEFAELNGWEAESEAAILLQGLGISEGLHDKKMAELSGSDKVKVLLAQALFGKPDVLLLDEPTNHLDLKAIQWLEEFLINFTNTVIVVSHDRHFLNKVCTNIADLDFGKIQLYVGNYDFWYESSQLATRLASDQNSKKEEKIKELQAFIARFSANASKSKQATSRKKMLDKIELDDIRPSSRKYPFVNFTIGREIGNDVLTVKDLNQTVDDKKLLNNVGFNLSKDDKIVLIGDPLAKSALLRILAEEDQPETGYSRWGVTTSRAYLPIDNTIHFEGSELSLVDWLRQYSPEDESETFLRGFLGRMLFSGEEVKKKPSVLSGGEKVRCMLSKMMLSHANVLLLDEPTNHLDLESIQALNNGMIAFKGAMVFTSHDHQFIQTVANRVIEILEDGSILDKQLGYDEFLEWKETQGITN
- a CDS encoding YkvA family protein, giving the protein MTNEHLKKPMPSVEKQADFYQKLRSKVQNWVDGKPGVVGTVSGYVLFAPDLFHLLTKMMLDSRIDSKSKAAVGAGILYFIAPIDFLPEILVGPGGFLDDVVVAVFIINTMLNKFPTEVITENWAGDEDLLALVKKVSNSGNKYVSKLPAGRLVKRFTK
- a CDS encoding cold-shock protein, translating into MQGKVKSFDEIKGIGKIMGDDGEEFFFEEISINVEGFRKLVSGQPVKFTVYEGVADKERVATNVTLVF
- a CDS encoding cold-shock protein; amino-acid sequence: MQEGTVKWFNSEKGFGFIEVEGGDDVFVHFSAIQGDGFKTLDEGQRVEFQVEEGNRGPQATNVTKA